In a single window of the Zea mays cultivar B73 chromosome 5, Zm-B73-REFERENCE-NAM-5.0, whole genome shotgun sequence genome:
- the LOC732804 gene encoding adenine nucleotide transporter BT1, chloroplastic/amyloplastic/mitochondrial precursor — MAATMAVTTMVTRSKESWSSLQVPAVAFPWKPRGGKTGGLEFPRRAMFASVGLNVCPGVPAGRDPREPDPKVVRAADNCDIARQLGAAVPGQQAAWEAEEEAAKRRKQKGGGSKKQQQLGDLSLRKVRVKIANPHLRRLVSGAIAGAVSRTFVAPLETIRTHLMVGSIGVDSMAGVFQWIMQNEGWTGLFRGNAVNVLRVAPSKAIEHFTYDTAKKFLTPKGDEPPKIPIPTPLVAGALAGFASTLCTYPMELIKTRVTIEKDVYDNVAHAFVKILRDEGPSELYRGLTPSLIGVVPYAACNFYAYETLKRLYRRATGRRPGADVGPVATLLIGSAAGAIASSATFPLEVARKQMQVGAVGGRQVYQNVLHAIYCILKKEGAGGLYRGLGPSCIKLMPAAGIAFMCYEACKKILVDKEDEEEEDEAGGGEDDKKKVE, encoded by the exons ATGGCGGCGACAATGGCAGTGACGACGATGGTGACGAGGAGCAAGGAGAGCTGGTCGTCATTGCAGGTCCCGGCGGTGGCATTCCCTTGGAAGCCACGAGGTGGCAAGACCGGCGGCCTCGAGTTCCCTCGCCGGGCGATGTTCGCCAGCGTCGGCCTCAACGTGTGCCCGGGCGTCCCAGCGGGGCGCGACCCGCGGGAGCCCGATCCCAAGGTCGTCCGGGCGGCCGACAACTGCGACATCGCGCGCCAGCTTGGCGCCGCCGTTCCCGGGCAGCAGGCCGCCTGGGAGGCGGAGGAAGAGGCAGCGAAGAGGAGGAAGCAGAAGGGCGGCGGCAGCAAGAAGCAGCAGCAGCTGGGCGATCTGAGCCTGAGGAAGGTCAGGGTCAAGATCGCCAACCCGCACCTGCGGCGCCTGGTTAGCGGCGCCATCGCCGGCGCCGTGTCCAGGACGTTTGTGGCGCCGCTGGAGACGATCCGGACGCACTTGATGGTCGGCAGCATCGGCGTCGACTCCATGGCCGGGGTGTTCCAGTGGATCATGCAGAACGAAGGGTGGACCGGCCTGTTCCGCGGCAACGCCGTCAACGTCCTGCGCGTCGCTCCGAGCAAGGCTATCGAG CATTTCACCTATGACACGGCCAAGAAGTTCCTAACCCCCAAGGGCGACGAGCCGCCCAAGATCCCGATCCCCACTCCGCTGGTTGCCGGAGCTCTAGCCGGATTCGCCTCAACCTTGTGCACCTACCCCATGGAGCTGATCAAGACCAGGGTCACCATCGAG AAGGACGTATACGACAACGTCGCGCACGCGTTCGTGAAGATCCTACGCGACGAGGGCCCGTCGGAGCTGTACCGTGGGCTGACACCCAGCCTGATCGGCGTGGTGCCGTACGCGGCCTGTAACTTCTACGCCTACGAGACGCTGAAGCGGCTCTACCGTCGCGCGACCGGGCGGCGTCCCGGCGCGGACGTGGGCCCCGTGGCGACGCTGCTCATCGGGTCCGCGGCGGGCGCCATCGCCAGCTCGGCCACGTTCCCGCTAGAGGTGGCCCGCAAGCAGATGCAGGTGGGCGCTGTGGGCGGGAGGCAGGTGTACCAGAACGTCCTCCACGCTATCTACTGCATCCTCAAGAAGGAGGGCGCCGGCGGCCTGTACCGAGGTCTCGGCCCTAGCTGCATCAAGCTCATGCCCGCCGCCGGCATCGCCTTCATGTGCTACGAGGCG